Proteins encoded in a region of the Flavobacterium sp. MDT1-60 genome:
- a CDS encoding translocation/assembly module TamB has protein sequence MNTKTIHFLKKTLRILLWCVGSIIALLLLVIILIQVPSVQNFVKDKAITYLHDKIKTKVSLDYISIKFPKDVVLEGFYFEDQKKDTLLAGKRLVVDVDLFKLVSSELEINSVSLENTTANISRNKEGVFNFDYIIKAFESKEPKVEDPDSKPFKISVVKVNLDNIKFNFKDDFAKNDVRVQLTHFDTKFNKFDLDKMDFDIPNIALNGLKLVLDQDVVEKIAEVSVKTVDTISKRKDFKLKLGKISLSKIDIAYDNKDSKLDSGIKLGNLNLAVNKIDLNKQLLYFGTFEVKNLKGNLRFGTKDKQIQTPDLDSTAIKQAGWKVKLEDVNLDNIAFKFDDMKSKPTQKGIDYSHLDLDKFNFNAEKIYYGNDTISGNIKSLTVNEKSGLQIQSLKTNFFYGPKNASLNNLYLRTPQTLLQNKIKVTYPLLNALKKDIANLSLDANLNQSKIGFKDILLFAPDLQKTNPFKSNPNAILYLNTRLSGKVKDLTIPQFEMSGLGTTKISLSGKIKGLPDAQKAYYDLDIKKLSSTSKDIYSFVPAETIPKNIQLPSQLSLQGKFKGSVQNFKTNLALNSSFGNAKIDALFDQRVKRREKYDATVYLLDFDLGRLIKNDSIGKITLKAKVKGKGLDPKTAQADFDGLVQKAVFNKYTYRDLALKGNIENGSFAVKSGMKDPNLNFDLTASGNTKDKYPAVQLKLNLDIADLEKLHLHAGPMKLRGNIDADIANSNPDFLNGKVFLSNIQVLQNKEPIVLDSIRVIAFSDESRNNIKISSQFLKAEVDGKYKLTTLASAIKKSLAKYIDLKNPKVNGESDEQRLAFTLTVDNDPVLFKLVPKLTGLEPLKIEGKYNNVTDSLEIKGTIPRIVYADNTIADGKINIEAKENALEYQISVATIESGSLKIPLTSLSGKIENNILDYALEVKDAKEKQQYFIAGNFKAEDSKNIFKINAENFVLNYDKWNIDPENAVEFGGKRLYVNKFFLENSGNELKIQSQGNQDNAPLQVDFVNFKIETIMNIVKKDKLLMQGLINGNAVAENVMTKPTFTSDIKIDDFAFKGEPVGDIAVKVDNRTNNLLNANVILTGEDNDVNLTGTYSIADGNLDFNLDLNKLNIKSIQGFSMDNIKEGTGYLSGDFKITGNTSAPKVNGELNFNEAGFRVTKFDSYFKTANEKITLQNDVITFDSFTLNDENDNKLTINGTIKSADYTNFDFGLTVVADDFRAIHSKEKDNDLFYGDLILDTKLNIKGTLENPVVGGTIKIKDDTKFSVVLPQSDPSIADREGIVEFVDEDNLYLKQTAAMKEKLDQSELLGMDVNVAISIDKEADLTLVIDKGNGDYLNLKGEAELTGGIDPSGKTTLTGKYEFSDGAYEMNFNMIRRKFNIQKGSYIIWNGEPTMANVNITAIYKVEAAPIDLLGNQLVNDSQKNTYKQKIPFQTLLKMNGELMKPEITFDIVLPDGNYDVSSAIVETTQQKLEQLRQEPAELNKQVFALLLLNRFIGENPFASESGGTSAESLARQSVSKILSQQLNDLAGELISGVQLEFDLESTDDYTTGTRENRTDLNVGVSKKLLDDRLKVTVGSSFAVEGQERANEESTNIAGDVALDYQLTKDGRYMLRAYRKNEYQVAVEGQVIETGVAFIITMSYNKFRELFHRSLAEKEMIKEEKLRKEKKKLKDKENKEKDENQLEGDEQKT, from the coding sequence ATGAATACCAAAACAATTCATTTTCTAAAAAAAACACTACGTATACTGCTTTGGTGCGTGGGTTCTATAATTGCACTTTTACTTCTTGTAATTATTTTAATCCAGGTTCCATCGGTTCAGAATTTCGTTAAGGACAAAGCGATTACCTATCTGCACGATAAGATCAAAACCAAGGTTTCATTAGATTATATTTCGATTAAATTTCCAAAAGATGTAGTCTTGGAAGGTTTCTATTTTGAAGATCAAAAGAAAGATACTTTATTGGCAGGGAAACGTTTAGTTGTAGATGTCGATTTATTTAAATTGGTAAGCAGTGAACTCGAAATCAATTCGGTTTCTTTAGAAAATACAACAGCCAATATTTCCAGAAATAAAGAAGGTGTTTTCAATTTTGATTATATTATAAAAGCTTTTGAATCAAAAGAGCCAAAAGTTGAAGACCCGGACAGCAAACCTTTCAAAATTTCGGTTGTAAAAGTTAATCTTGATAATATCAAATTCAACTTTAAAGATGACTTTGCTAAGAATGATGTCCGCGTTCAATTAACGCATTTTGATACGAAGTTCAATAAATTCGATTTAGATAAAATGGATTTCGATATTCCGAATATTGCTTTAAACGGATTGAAATTAGTTTTAGATCAGGATGTTGTGGAGAAAATTGCGGAAGTCTCGGTAAAAACCGTTGACACCATTTCAAAAAGAAAAGATTTCAAATTGAAATTAGGCAAAATTAGTTTGTCAAAAATTGATATTGCTTATGATAATAAAGATTCAAAACTCGATTCAGGAATAAAACTGGGCAATTTGAATTTAGCGGTTAATAAAATAGATTTGAATAAACAACTTTTGTATTTTGGCACTTTCGAAGTGAAAAATCTAAAGGGAAATTTACGTTTTGGGACTAAAGACAAACAAATTCAAACTCCGGATTTAGATTCCACAGCAATTAAGCAAGCCGGATGGAAAGTAAAATTAGAGGATGTCAATTTAGACAATATTGCTTTTAAATTTGATGATATGAAATCAAAACCTACCCAAAAAGGAATTGATTACAGTCATTTAGATTTGGATAAATTTAATTTTAATGCTGAGAAAATATATTACGGAAACGACACGATTTCAGGAAATATAAAGTCGCTTACCGTAAACGAAAAAAGCGGTCTCCAGATCCAGTCTTTAAAAACTAATTTCTTTTACGGTCCCAAAAATGCATCTTTAAATAATTTGTATTTAAGAACACCGCAAACTCTTCTTCAGAATAAAATTAAAGTCACATATCCTTTGCTTAATGCCTTAAAAAAGGATATTGCCAATCTGAGTCTGGATGCGAATTTAAATCAGTCTAAAATCGGATTTAAAGACATTTTGCTTTTTGCACCGGATCTACAGAAAACAAACCCGTTTAAAAGCAATCCAAATGCGATTTTGTATTTGAATACTCGCTTGAGCGGAAAGGTTAAAGATTTAACAATTCCGCAGTTTGAAATGAGCGGATTAGGAACGACAAAAATTTCCCTTTCGGGGAAGATCAAAGGGTTACCAGATGCTCAAAAAGCGTATTATGATTTAGATATTAAAAAACTTTCCAGCACTTCAAAAGACATTTATTCGTTCGTACCGGCAGAAACAATTCCAAAAAACATTCAATTACCTTCTCAATTGAGTTTGCAGGGAAAATTTAAAGGTTCGGTGCAGAATTTCAAAACAAATTTGGCTTTAAACAGTAGTTTCGGAAATGCAAAAATCGATGCGTTATTTGATCAGCGCGTTAAAAGAAGAGAAAAATACGATGCAACTGTTTATTTATTAGATTTTGATTTAGGCCGATTAATCAAAAACGATTCGATCGGAAAAATTACGCTTAAAGCGAAAGTAAAAGGCAAAGGTTTAGATCCAAAAACGGCTCAGGCAGATTTTGACGGTTTGGTTCAGAAAGCGGTTTTCAATAAATATACCTACAGAGATTTAGCTTTAAAAGGAAACATCGAAAACGGTTCCTTCGCAGTAAAATCTGGAATGAAAGATCCTAATTTGAATTTTGATTTGACGGCTAGCGGAAATACAAAAGATAAATATCCTGCTGTTCAGTTAAAATTAAACCTGGATATAGCCGATTTAGAAAAACTGCATCTTCACGCGGGACCAATGAAATTGCGTGGAAATATCGATGCAGATATCGCCAATAGCAATCCTGATTTTTTAAACGGAAAAGTGTTTCTTTCGAACATTCAGGTTTTACAGAACAAAGAACCAATTGTTTTAGACTCAATAAGAGTTATTGCTTTTTCAGATGAAAGTAGAAATAACATTAAAATATCATCTCAGTTTTTAAAAGCGGAAGTTGACGGAAAATACAAATTGACAACTTTAGCATCGGCCATAAAAAAATCATTGGCAAAATACATTGATTTAAAAAATCCGAAAGTAAATGGAGAATCTGACGAACAACGTTTGGCTTTTACATTGACGGTTGATAACGATCCTGTTCTTTTTAAACTGGTTCCAAAATTAACCGGTTTAGAACCTCTTAAAATTGAAGGAAAATACAATAACGTAACTGATTCTTTAGAAATTAAAGGAACGATTCCGAGAATTGTCTATGCCGATAATACAATCGCCGACGGAAAAATAAACATCGAAGCCAAAGAAAATGCCTTAGAATATCAAATTTCTGTAGCAACGATTGAAAGCGGTTCTTTGAAAATTCCGCTCACGAGTTTGTCAGGAAAAATCGAAAATAATATTTTGGATTATGCGCTTGAAGTAAAAGATGCAAAAGAAAAACAACAGTATTTTATTGCAGGAAATTTCAAAGCCGAAGATTCTAAAAATATCTTTAAAATCAACGCAGAAAATTTTGTCCTCAATTACGATAAATGGAATATCGATCCTGAAAATGCAGTTGAATTTGGAGGAAAAAGACTTTACGTTAATAAATTCTTTTTAGAGAATTCAGGAAATGAACTGAAAATTCAATCGCAAGGTAATCAGGATAATGCACCATTACAAGTCGATTTTGTAAACTTCAAAATCGAGACGATTATGAATATCGTCAAAAAAGATAAATTGTTGATGCAGGGTTTGATCAATGGAAATGCTGTCGCCGAAAATGTAATGACAAAGCCAACTTTTACATCCGACATAAAAATTGATGATTTTGCTTTTAAAGGTGAACCAGTTGGCGATATTGCGGTTAAAGTAGATAATAGAACCAATAATTTATTAAATGCCAACGTCATACTGACTGGAGAAGATAACGACGTAAATCTGACAGGAACTTATAGTATTGCTGATGGAAATCTGGATTTCAATCTTGATTTGAATAAACTGAATATCAAAAGTATCCAGGGGTTTAGTATGGATAATATTAAAGAAGGAACGGGTTACTTATCAGGAGATTTTAAAATTACAGGAAATACCAGCGCACCAAAAGTGAATGGAGAATTGAATTTTAATGAAGCCGGCTTTAGAGTGACCAAATTTGATTCGTATTTTAAAACGGCCAATGAAAAAATTACGCTTCAAAATGATGTAATTACTTTTGATAGCTTTACCCTTAATGATGAAAATGATAATAAGCTAACGATAAACGGAACTATTAAGTCAGCAGATTATACCAATTTTGATTTCGGTCTGACCGTTGTCGCAGACGATTTTAGAGCGATACATTCTAAGGAAAAAGACAACGATTTATTTTATGGTGATTTAATTTTAGATACTAAACTGAATATCAAAGGAACGCTTGAAAATCCTGTCGTTGGCGGTACTATCAAAATCAAGGATGATACGAAATTCTCTGTTGTTTTGCCGCAATCAGATCCTTCAATTGCCGACAGAGAAGGAATAGTCGAGTTTGTAGACGAAGATAATTTGTATCTTAAACAAACGGCTGCGATGAAAGAAAAACTGGATCAGTCAGAGTTACTTGGTATGGATGTGAATGTAGCAATTTCAATAGATAAAGAAGCCGATCTTACCTTAGTAATTGACAAAGGAAACGGAGATTATTTAAATTTAAAAGGAGAAGCGGAATTGACAGGAGGAATTGATCCGTCAGGAAAAACAACTTTAACAGGTAAATATGAATTTTCAGATGGTGCGTATGAAATGAATTTCAATATGATCCGTAGAAAATTCAACATTCAAAAAGGAAGTTATATTATCTGGAATGGCGAGCCAACAATGGCAAATGTGAATATTACAGCCATTTATAAAGTTGAAGCGGCGCCTATCGATTTACTTGGAAATCAGTTAGTGAATGACTCTCAAAAGAATACCTATAAACAAAAAATTCCGTTTCAGACTTTATTGAAAATGAATGGCGAGTTAATGAAGCCTGAAATTACTTTTGATATCGTTTTGCCAGATGGAAATTATGATGTGTCGTCTGCGATCGTAGAAACCACACAGCAAAAACTGGAGCAATTGCGCCAGGAGCCAGCCGAATTAAACAAACAGGTTTTTGCCCTTCTATTGTTGAACAGATTTATTGGCGAAAATCCGTTTGCAAGTGAGAGCGGTGGAACGAGTGCCGAATCATTGGCCAGACAAAGTGTGAGTAAAATTCTTTCTCAACAATTAAATGATTTGGCTGGAGAATTGATCTCTGGAGTTCAATTAGAATTTGATCTCGAATCTACAGATGATTATACAACTGGAACCAGAGAAAACAGAACCGACTTAAATGTTGGGGTTTCAAAAAAGCTTTTAGATGATCGTTTGAAAGTTACTGTTGGAAGTAGTTTCGCCGTTGAAGGCCAGGAAAGAGCTAACGAAGAAAGTACCAATATTGCCGGTGACGTTGCTCTTGATTATCAATTAACCAAAGACGGTCGTTATATGCTTCGCGCTTATCGAAAAAATGAATATCAGGTTGCGGTAGAAGGTCAGGTTATTGAAACTGGAGTTGCTTTTATTATTACGATGAGTTACAATAAATTTAGAGAGCTTTTCCATAGAAGTTTGGCAGAAAAAGAAATGATTAAAGAAGAGAAACTTCGCAAGGAAAAGAAAAAACTTAAAGATAAAGAGAATAAAGAAAAAGACGAAAATCAATTAGAAGGAGATGAGCAAAAAACATAG
- a CDS encoding GSCFA domain-containing protein, whose amino-acid sequence MQFRTQIPLSKSKNPIDYNSKVLSFGSCFAENMADKFDYFKFQNETNPFGIIFNPVSIEKVIERVVQEKWFTEKDVFFHNERWHSFDVHSDLSNSDRQELLETLNKAISETHKQLKEATHIIITYGTSWIYRNLESDEIVANCHKVPQKQFSKELLPVDVIQKSIQNTIDLIQALNPGINFIFTISPVRHIKDGFAENQLSKSHLFAAVHQVLKIYNSQFTIHNYFPSYEIMMDELRDYRFYAEDMLHPNQVAIDFIWHKFSENYIAEESISLMQEVDEIQKSLRHRSFNPESEQHQKFLAKLQQKINSLGERWPNIKF is encoded by the coding sequence ATGCAATTCAGAACCCAAATTCCACTATCAAAATCCAAAAATCCGATCGATTATAATTCGAAAGTACTTTCTTTTGGTTCTTGCTTTGCAGAAAACATGGCAGATAAATTTGATTATTTTAAATTTCAGAATGAAACAAATCCATTCGGAATTATTTTTAATCCGGTTTCGATTGAGAAAGTAATTGAGAGAGTGGTTCAGGAAAAATGGTTTACAGAAAAAGACGTTTTTTTTCACAACGAACGCTGGCATTCTTTTGACGTACATTCGGATCTAAGCAATTCAGACAGACAAGAATTACTAGAAACTTTAAATAAAGCTATTTCAGAAACCCATAAGCAATTAAAAGAAGCAACGCATATTATTATCACTTATGGAACATCATGGATTTACAGAAATCTGGAAAGCGATGAAATTGTTGCCAATTGTCATAAAGTCCCTCAAAAACAATTCTCAAAAGAATTATTGCCGGTTGATGTGATCCAGAAAAGTATTCAAAACACAATCGATTTAATTCAGGCTTTAAATCCAGGTATAAACTTCATTTTTACCATTTCGCCAGTACGCCACATCAAAGATGGCTTCGCAGAAAATCAATTGAGTAAATCGCATTTATTTGCGGCAGTTCATCAAGTTTTAAAAATTTACAATTCACAATTTACAATTCACAATTATTTTCCTTCCTACGAAATAATGATGGATGAACTTCGCGATTATCGTTTTTATGCCGAAGATATGTTGCACCCAAATCAGGTTGCAATTGATTTTATCTGGCATAAATTCAGTGAAAATTATATAGCTGAGGAAAGTATTTCTCTAATGCAGGAAGTAGATGAAATTCAAAAAAGCCTACGCCACAGAAGCTTCAATCCAGAATCAGAACAACATCAAAAATTCCTTGCTAAACTTCAGCAAAAAATAAATTCTTTAGGCGAAAGATGGCCTAACATCAAATTTTAA
- a CDS encoding ABC transporter ATP-binding protein, whose amino-acid sequence MKLLYSYIIKHKMLLFFALIMASINICFSLSDSIITGKLMQDCGVGLHKYAGNPTGFIKSLSFWLGLSLGAAMVSRITKNFQDYFTNVVIQRTGAQMYTDGIKKSLDLPYAEFEDQRSGETLSKLTKVRSDSEKLITLSISLIFQTVIGFIFVILYVARIDYRISLIFLVTAPIIALVSSYLGKKIKIVSKKIVNQTNALAGSTTESLRNIELVKSLGLTYQEEKRLNLNTFKILHLELEKIRFIRSLSFIQGTTVHFLRTCVVFTLYYFLFGNKIIVGDLLTMVFFTFFIFGPLQELGNFIIALNETKVSMENFKTLLSAPKEFRPKNPKHVGAIQSLLFSNVSFKHKTAKFKAVENINFEIKQGETIAFVGPSGSGKTTLVKLLVGLYTPAEGQVLYNEIDSTEIDLLDLRKQLGFVTQDAQLFSGTIRENLLFVKPNATDDDLYDALKRASCEKLLRRAEDGLNTTIGEGGIKVSGGEKQRLSIARAILRNPNLLIFDEATSALDSITEEEINATIRNISDKNRITVLIAHRLSTVMHADKIFVLEQGKIIEQGKHEDLILEKGLYYAMWRQQIGERK is encoded by the coding sequence ATGAAATTATTATATTCTTATATAATCAAACACAAAATGCTTTTATTTTTTGCTTTGATTATGGCCTCTATAAACATCTGTTTCAGTTTATCTGACTCTATCATTACCGGTAAATTAATGCAGGATTGCGGTGTTGGATTGCATAAATATGCAGGAAATCCAACTGGTTTTATTAAATCATTATCCTTCTGGCTCGGGCTTTCGCTTGGTGCTGCAATGGTTTCGAGAATTACTAAAAACTTTCAGGATTATTTTACCAATGTCGTTATTCAGCGAACCGGAGCGCAAATGTATACTGACGGAATTAAAAAATCGCTTGATTTACCTTACGCCGAATTTGAAGACCAACGTAGCGGTGAAACTTTGAGTAAACTAACCAAAGTACGTTCTGATTCAGAGAAATTAATTACGCTTTCTATCTCTTTAATTTTTCAAACTGTAATCGGATTCATATTCGTTATTCTGTACGTTGCCCGAATCGATTATCGTATTTCGCTTATCTTTTTAGTTACTGCTCCAATTATTGCTTTAGTAAGTTCGTATTTAGGGAAAAAGATTAAAATTGTTTCTAAAAAAATCGTAAATCAAACCAATGCTTTGGCGGGTTCAACAACTGAAAGTTTAAGAAACATTGAGCTTGTAAAAAGTCTTGGATTAACGTATCAGGAAGAAAAACGTTTAAATCTAAATACGTTTAAAATTCTGCATTTGGAATTGGAGAAAATTCGTTTTATTAGAAGTTTAAGTTTTATTCAGGGAACAACGGTTCACTTTTTAAGAACCTGTGTGGTTTTTACTCTGTATTATTTCTTATTTGGAAATAAAATTATTGTGGGTGATTTATTGACTATGGTATTTTTTACTTTTTTCATTTTTGGGCCTTTACAGGAATTAGGGAATTTTATTATTGCTTTGAATGAAACCAAAGTTTCTATGGAAAACTTCAAAACTTTATTGAGTGCTCCGAAGGAATTCCGCCCAAAAAACCCAAAACATGTTGGAGCAATTCAATCTTTGTTATTTTCGAATGTAAGTTTCAAACATAAAACAGCCAAATTTAAAGCGGTTGAAAACATTAATTTTGAAATCAAACAAGGAGAAACCATCGCTTTTGTTGGACCATCTGGCTCCGGAAAAACGACTTTAGTGAAATTATTGGTAGGATTATATACGCCGGCTGAAGGGCAGGTTTTGTATAACGAAATTGATTCAACCGAAATTGATTTATTAGATTTAAGAAAACAATTAGGTTTTGTAACACAGGACGCTCAATTATTCTCCGGAACAATCCGTGAAAATTTATTGTTTGTAAAACCAAATGCAACCGATGACGATTTATACGATGCCTTAAAAAGAGCAAGCTGTGAAAAATTATTAAGACGAGCCGAAGACGGTTTAAACACCACTATCGGTGAAGGTGGAATCAAGGTTTCCGGAGGTGAAAAGCAACGTTTATCAATCGCCAGAGCTATTTTAAGAAACCCGAATTTATTGATTTTTGATGAAGCTACTTCGGCTTTAGATTCTATTACAGAAGAAGAAATTAATGCAACGATTAGAAATATATCAGACAAAAACAGAATTACAGTTTTAATTGCGCATCGTTTATCTACGGTAATGCATGCTGATAAAATATTTGTATTGGAACAAGGAAAAATCATCGAGCAAGGAAAACATGAGGATTTAATTCTGGAAAAAGGTTTGTATTACGCTATGTGGCGCCAGCAAATTGGGGAGCGTAAGTAG
- a CDS encoding GxxExxY protein: MTENEISAVVVDVCYKIHVKLGPGLLESVYESILYHELIKRGLSVERQKQLPVLWDGIQLDIGFRSDLIVENKVILEIKSIEQITDIHAKQVLTYLKITKMKLGLLINFNVPIIKLGIKRVVSNL, translated from the coding sequence ATGACAGAAAATGAAATTTCAGCTGTTGTAGTTGATGTTTGTTATAAAATACATGTAAAACTTGGACCAGGATTATTGGAGTCAGTATATGAGTCAATATTATATCATGAATTAATAAAAAGAGGGTTATCAGTGGAAAGACAGAAACAATTGCCTGTGCTTTGGGATGGAATTCAATTAGATATCGGGTTTAGATCTGATTTAATAGTAGAAAATAAAGTCATTTTGGAAATCAAATCAATCGAACAAATTACAGATATCCACGCAAAGCAAGTTTTAACTTATCTTAAAATTACAAAAATGAAATTAGGTTTACTAATAAACTTTAATGTACCGATCATTAAATTAGGGATCAAAAGAGTAGTTTCTAATCTTTAG